The following are encoded in a window of Gasterosteus aculeatus chromosome 5, fGasAcu3.hap1.1, whole genome shotgun sequence genomic DNA:
- the LOC120819538 gene encoding kinesin-like protein KIF20B isoform X9, whose translation MMESCFGGKPDRVGPVVVDDIKRDLLREFTALPQQDAVQSENLQVYLRVRPFTAAESDKKEAQDCVTIEGPDTVVLTAPRSGQSNRQSDKSLPQTAQRFTFTQVFDPESSQKKVFDGSVRDLVRDVLTGGNCLVFTYGVTNAGKTFTFLGPDHDSGLLPRALSVIFNSIEGRLYGRSDLKPQRCRDVSRLTPDQQAAESSSKRNLLRLLKESDRSQTSGRSTFLDGSSLSTDSGVSEADSFSLDVESNVRFSVWVSFCEIYNDNIHDLLEQVPGGHLRRTVLRLSQDVKGNSFIKDLRWVQVSSSDEAYRVMKIGKKNQSFSSTRLNHLSSRSHSIFSIRILRVDDAGVPRVLGISELSLCDLAGSERCSRTHNTGERLKEAGNINNSLLTLGKCISAMRLNQHTKVQHHVPFRESKLTHFLQFFFCGGGRVSMVVNINKNSACFDETLNVLKFSALAQKVVVLNSRPVVPDHVPHNSAMELSLIIEDAEHRRKVSGRGRKSSLVAWETTLEDVLEDGEEGEEDEEDEESVMEGTVLDAGGEEDEGEEGDTTMEVEDKHGDAALRLVLEAQIREEVSAEFMELYSKMEKDYSERLEKEREILEERAEKRVEILKNLVNKTADLKTANSKEADLLEIFSSVTEDLEKIREDAQSVHLCLTEHAHNEELEALRLEKQRSHDQLLEAKEILKQQQLHLSELMEINQQKDDIIERLRTENLENPHMELQQTCSCLRRTTGEEVTEENTKRQCGALVEEEERGPAKKRVLEDEIWRLQEDNDQKDETIKELRRREDELKGLEDELRGRDKELRRREDELRGRDKELRRQEEEGEVLKKEQAALELTDLEECPHCASVLSSLEAKQREASRLVKENKALVNGIFQLQTEVTRLQTELKEKTDRSDSPSQPLNIEKTRLPDMQSQSEEKTQFQEEPGQSSSRVFHAAMEKLKKESQAALERSSQQSLQIQDLLREKSQLEESLMNSENRLLKLNEESANQTAEFTSRLRSLKEELESEGGALRRKLEERRRSQEREKEELLRVLSEKEKLIEECRGQTETLRKELVRLSEDLRRREENREVEVPVVEELKEAIQRLQEEEEEEEEEGSSRTFEAVRREVDRLQRGKEEGDPQRRGVRVPLSERDVQVSPLRSNKADGKTTPGRKRKSCEVQDLVFSENKRNKVRCCRKNKPSSALKEKSDGALQKIEELIHSSPSILGSKAKSIMGLVSGHSVEKVTGATRPKRGRRKLYKTEDSSLLSDSPSMMAAGAKEEKESDHLIIKRQLRSNKSRK comes from the exons ATGATGGAGTCTTGTTTCGGGGGGAAACCGGACAGAGTCGGTCCGGTTGTGGTGGACGATATCAAGAGAGACCTGCTGCGGGAGTTCACTGCTTTACCTCAACAG GACGCCGTTCAGTCTGAGAACCTGCAGGTTTACCTGCGTGTTCGACCGTTCACTGCAGCTGAGAGCGACAAGAAGGAGGCAcag GACTGTGTGACCATCGAGGGACCGGACACTGTTGTCCTGACGGCTCCCCGGAGTGGTCAATCAAACCGGCAGAGCGACAAGTCCCTCCCACAAACCGCGCAGAGGTTCACCTTCACACAG GTGTTCGATCCCGAGTCCAGCCAGAAGAAGGTCTTCGACGGGTCAGTTCGGGATTTGGTCCGTGACGTTCTGACCGGAGGAAACTGTCTTGTGTTCACCTACGGAGTCACCAACGCTGGGAAGACCTTCACCTTCCTGG GCCCGGACCATGACTCAGGTCTGTTGCCCCGGGCTCTGTCCGTGATCTTTAACAGCATCGAGGGCCGTCTGTACGGTCGGTCCGATCTGAAGCCGCAGCGCTGCAGAGACGTCAGCAGACTGACTCCAGACCAGCAGGCAGCTGAGAGCAGCAGCAAGAGAAACCTGCTGAGGCTGCTCAAGGAG AGCGACAGAAGTCAGACGTCGGGCAGATCGACCTTCCTGGACG gctCCTCCCTCAGCACTGACAGCGGCGTCTCCGAGGCCGACAGCTTCTCATTGGACGTTGAGTCAAACGTCCGCTTCTCCGTCTGGGTTTCCTTCTGTGAGATTTACAACGACAACATCCACGACCTGCTGGAGCAG GTTCCCGGTGGTCACCTCAGGAGGACGGTTCTGCGTCTGTCTCAGGACGTCAAAGGAAACTCCTTCATCAAAG ACCTGCGCTGGGTCCAGGTGAGCAGCTCCGACGAAGCCTACAGAGTGATGAAGATCGGGAAGAAGAACCagagcttctcctccacccgacTGAACCATCTGTCCAGCAGGAG CCACAGCATCTTCTCCATCAGGATCCTCCGGGTGGACGACGCCGGCGTTCCCAGAGTCCTCGGCATCAGCGA GTTGTCCCTGTGTGACCTGGCCGGGTCGGAGCGCTGCTCCCGCACGCACAACACCGGGGAGCGCCTGAAGGAGGCGGGAAACATCAACAACTCGCTGCTGACGCTCGGGAAGTGCATCAGCGCCATGAGGCTCAACCAGCACACCAA GGTCCAGCACCACGTCCCCTTCAGGGAGTCTAAGCTCACCCACTTCCTGcagttcttcttctgtggtggtggCCGGGTGTCAATGGTGGTCAACATTAACAAGAACTCTGCCTGCTTCGACGAGACGCTCAACGTCCTGAAGTTCTCCGCCCTGGCCCAGAag GTGGTGGTGTTGAACTCAAGGCCGGTTGTCCCGGACCATGTCCCCCACAACTCGGCCATGGAGCTGTCTCTGATCATCGAGGACGCCGAACACCGCAGGAAGGTGTCTGGGCGGGGCAGGAAGAGCTCGCTGGTTGCCTGGGAGACGACCCTGGAGGATGTGCtggaggatggggaggagggggaagaagatgaggaagatgaggagagtGTGATGGAAGGGACGGTGCTGGATGCAGGaggcgaggaagacgagggggaGGAAGGTGACACGACCATGGAAGTTGAAGACAAG cACGGGGACGCGGCTCTGCGCTTGGTCCTGGAAGCTCAGATCAGAGAGGAAGTCAGCGCTGAGTTCATGGAGCTCTACAGCAAGATGGAGAAAGACTACAG tgagcgCCTGGAGAAGGAGCGGGAGATCCTCGAGGAGCGAGCTGAGAAGAGAGTGGAGATCCTGAAGAACCTTGTCAATAAGACGGCAGACCTGAAGACCGCCAACAGCAAG GAGGCCGATCTGTTGGAGATCTTCAGCTCGGTTACTGAAGACCTGGAGAAGATCAGAGAAGATGCTCAGAGTGTTCACCTCTGTCTGACTGAGCACGCACACAatgaag AACTGGAAGCGCTGCGGTTGGAGAAGCAGCGGTCACATgaccagctgctggaggccaaAGAG atcctgaagcagcagcagctgcacttATCAGAACTGATGGAGATAAATCAGCAGAAAGACGACATCATCGAAAGACTGAGGACGGAGAACCTAGAGAACCCCCAC atggagCTTCAGCAGACATGCAGCTGTCTGAGGAGGACCACAGGAGAGGAGGTGACAGAGGAGAACACGAAGCGTCAGTGTGGAGCtctggtggaggaagaggagagaggaccagCAAAGAAGagag tGCTGGAGGATGAGATctggaggctgcaggaggacaaCGACCAGAAGGACGAAACCATCAAGGAGCtgaggagacgggaggacgAGCTGAAAGGACTGGAGGACGAGctgagagggagggacaaggagctgaggagacgggaggacgagttgagagggagggacaaggagctgaggagacaagaggaggagggggaggtgctgAAGAAGGAGCAGGCTGCCCTGGAGCTGACCG aTCTGGAGGAGTGTCCCCACTGTGCGTCTGTGTTGTCGTCCCTGGAGGCGAAGCAGAGGGAAGCTTCCAGACTGGTGAAGGAGAACAAAGCTCTGGTTAACGGGATCTTCCAGCTCCAGACGGAG GTGACCCGTCTCCAGACGGAGCTCAAGGAAAAGACTGACCGGTCTGACAGCCCATCACAGCCACTGAATATTGAGAAGACCCGCCTCCCAGACATGCAGAGCCAATCGGAGGAAAAGACGCAG TTTCAGGAGGAGCCggggcagagcagcagcagggtcttCCACGCCGCCatggagaagctgaagaaggagAGCCAGGCAGCGCTGGAAAGGTCTTCTCAGCAATCACTACAGATCCAGGatctgctgagagagaagagccAACTGGAGGAATCCCTGATGAACAG tgaaaacagGCTCCTTAAACTCAATGAGGAGTCCGCCAATCAGACGGCAGAATTCACGAGTCGTCTCCGCAGCCTGAAGGAGGAGCTTGAGTCTGAAGGCGGAGCTCTGCGACGTAAACTGGAGGAACGGAGGAGGAgtcaggagagggagaaggaag AGCTGCTCCGGGTCCTGTCCGAAAAGGAGAAACTCATAGAAGAATGTCGTGGACAGACAGAGACTCTGAGAAAAG AGCTGGTGCGTCTGAGTGAAGACctgcggaggagggaggagaacagagaggtggaggtgccggtggtggaggagctgaaggaggcgATCCAAagactgcaggaggaggaagaggaggaggaggaggagggaagcagCAGGACGTTTGAGGCTGTGAGGAGGGAGGTGGACAgactgcagagagggaaggaggagggagacccACAG aggCGTGGCGTTCGAGTCCCTCTTTCAGAGCGGGACGTCCAGGTGTCTCCTCTGAGATCCAACAAGGCCGACGGGAAAACAActccagggaggaagaggaagagctgtgaggtgcag gactTGGTGTTCAGTGAGAACAAGAGGAACAAAGTGAGATGCTGTCGAAAAAACAAACCG tCTTCTGCGCTGAAGGAGAAGAGCGACGGTGCTCTTCAGAAGATCGAGGAGTTGATCCACAGCTCTCCGTCCATCCTGGGCAGCAAAG ctaaATCCATCATGGGCCTCGTCAGTGGACATTCAGTGGAGAAGGTGACTGGGGCAACCAGACCCAAACGAGGACGGAGAAAGCTTTATAAGACTGAGGACTCGTCTCTGCTGTCCGATTCCCCgagcatg ATGGCAGCAGGAgcaaaggaggagaaggagagcgatCACCTGATCATCAAGAGACAGCTGCGCTCCAATAAAAGCAGGAAGTGA
- the LOC120819538 gene encoding kinesin-like protein KIF20B isoform X3, translating into MMESCFGGKPDRVGPVVVDDIKRDLLREFTALPQQDAVQSENLQVYLRVRPFTAAESDKKEAQDCVTIEGPDTVVLTAPRSGQSNRQSDKSLPQTAQRFTFTQVFDPESSQKKVFDGSVRDLVRDVLTGGNCLVFTYGVTNAGKTFTFLGPDHDSGLLPRALSVIFNSIEGRLYGRSDLKPQRCRDVSRLTPDQQAAESSSKRNLLRLLKESDRSQTSGRSTFLDGSSLSTDSGVSEADSFSLDVESNVRFSVWVSFCEIYNDNIHDLLEQVPGGHLRRTVLRLSQDVKGNSFIKDLRWVQVSSSDEAYRVMKIGKKNQSFSSTRLNHLSSRSHSIFSIRILRVDDAGVPRVLGISELSLCDLAGSERCSRTHNTGERLKEAGNINNSLLTLGKCISAMRLNQHTKVQHHVPFRESKLTHFLQFFFCGGGRVSMVVNINKNSACFDETLNVLKFSALAQKVVVLNSRPVVPDHVPHNSAMELSLIIEDAEHRRKVSGRGRKSSLVAWETTLEDVLEDGEEGEEDEEDEESVMEGTVLDAGGEEDEGEEGDTTMEVEDKHGDAALRLVLEAQIREEVSAEFMELYSKMEKDYSERLEKEREILEERAEKRVEILKNLVNKTADLKTANSKEADLLEIFSSVTEDLEKIREDAQSVHLCLTEHAHNEELEALRLEKQRSHDQLLEAKEILKQQQLHLSELMEINQQKDDIIERLRTENLENPHMELQQTCSCLRRTTGEEVTEENTKRQCGALVEEEERGPAKKRVLEDEIWRLQEDNDQKDETIKELRRREDELKGLEDELRGRDKELRRREDELRGRDKELRRQEEEGEVLKKEQAALELTDLEECPHCASVLSSLEAKQREASRLVKENKALVNGIFQLQTEVTRLQTELKEKTDRSDSPSQPLNIEKTRLPDMQSQSEEKTQVECLKQEFQEEPGQSSSRVFHAAMEKLKKESQAALERSSQQSLQIQDLLREKSQLEESLMNSENRLLKLNEESANQTAEFTSRLRSLKEELESEGGALRRKLEERRRSQEREKEELLRVLSEKEKLIEECRGQTETLRKELVRLSEDLRRREENREVEVPVVEELKEAIQRLQEEEEEEEEEGSSRTFEAVRREVDRLQRGKEEGDPQRRGVRVPLSERDVQVSPLRSNKADGKTTPGRKRKSCEDLVFSENKRNKVRCCRKNKPVRNKRQLKRKSSALKEKSDGALQKIEELIHSSPSILGSKAKSIMGLVSGHSVEKVTGATRPKRGRRKLYKTEDSSLLSDSPSMMAAGAKEEKESDHLIIKRQLRSNKSRK; encoded by the exons ATGATGGAGTCTTGTTTCGGGGGGAAACCGGACAGAGTCGGTCCGGTTGTGGTGGACGATATCAAGAGAGACCTGCTGCGGGAGTTCACTGCTTTACCTCAACAG GACGCCGTTCAGTCTGAGAACCTGCAGGTTTACCTGCGTGTTCGACCGTTCACTGCAGCTGAGAGCGACAAGAAGGAGGCAcag GACTGTGTGACCATCGAGGGACCGGACACTGTTGTCCTGACGGCTCCCCGGAGTGGTCAATCAAACCGGCAGAGCGACAAGTCCCTCCCACAAACCGCGCAGAGGTTCACCTTCACACAG GTGTTCGATCCCGAGTCCAGCCAGAAGAAGGTCTTCGACGGGTCAGTTCGGGATTTGGTCCGTGACGTTCTGACCGGAGGAAACTGTCTTGTGTTCACCTACGGAGTCACCAACGCTGGGAAGACCTTCACCTTCCTGG GCCCGGACCATGACTCAGGTCTGTTGCCCCGGGCTCTGTCCGTGATCTTTAACAGCATCGAGGGCCGTCTGTACGGTCGGTCCGATCTGAAGCCGCAGCGCTGCAGAGACGTCAGCAGACTGACTCCAGACCAGCAGGCAGCTGAGAGCAGCAGCAAGAGAAACCTGCTGAGGCTGCTCAAGGAG AGCGACAGAAGTCAGACGTCGGGCAGATCGACCTTCCTGGACG gctCCTCCCTCAGCACTGACAGCGGCGTCTCCGAGGCCGACAGCTTCTCATTGGACGTTGAGTCAAACGTCCGCTTCTCCGTCTGGGTTTCCTTCTGTGAGATTTACAACGACAACATCCACGACCTGCTGGAGCAG GTTCCCGGTGGTCACCTCAGGAGGACGGTTCTGCGTCTGTCTCAGGACGTCAAAGGAAACTCCTTCATCAAAG ACCTGCGCTGGGTCCAGGTGAGCAGCTCCGACGAAGCCTACAGAGTGATGAAGATCGGGAAGAAGAACCagagcttctcctccacccgacTGAACCATCTGTCCAGCAGGAG CCACAGCATCTTCTCCATCAGGATCCTCCGGGTGGACGACGCCGGCGTTCCCAGAGTCCTCGGCATCAGCGA GTTGTCCCTGTGTGACCTGGCCGGGTCGGAGCGCTGCTCCCGCACGCACAACACCGGGGAGCGCCTGAAGGAGGCGGGAAACATCAACAACTCGCTGCTGACGCTCGGGAAGTGCATCAGCGCCATGAGGCTCAACCAGCACACCAA GGTCCAGCACCACGTCCCCTTCAGGGAGTCTAAGCTCACCCACTTCCTGcagttcttcttctgtggtggtggCCGGGTGTCAATGGTGGTCAACATTAACAAGAACTCTGCCTGCTTCGACGAGACGCTCAACGTCCTGAAGTTCTCCGCCCTGGCCCAGAag GTGGTGGTGTTGAACTCAAGGCCGGTTGTCCCGGACCATGTCCCCCACAACTCGGCCATGGAGCTGTCTCTGATCATCGAGGACGCCGAACACCGCAGGAAGGTGTCTGGGCGGGGCAGGAAGAGCTCGCTGGTTGCCTGGGAGACGACCCTGGAGGATGTGCtggaggatggggaggagggggaagaagatgaggaagatgaggagagtGTGATGGAAGGGACGGTGCTGGATGCAGGaggcgaggaagacgagggggaGGAAGGTGACACGACCATGGAAGTTGAAGACAAG cACGGGGACGCGGCTCTGCGCTTGGTCCTGGAAGCTCAGATCAGAGAGGAAGTCAGCGCTGAGTTCATGGAGCTCTACAGCAAGATGGAGAAAGACTACAG tgagcgCCTGGAGAAGGAGCGGGAGATCCTCGAGGAGCGAGCTGAGAAGAGAGTGGAGATCCTGAAGAACCTTGTCAATAAGACGGCAGACCTGAAGACCGCCAACAGCAAG GAGGCCGATCTGTTGGAGATCTTCAGCTCGGTTACTGAAGACCTGGAGAAGATCAGAGAAGATGCTCAGAGTGTTCACCTCTGTCTGACTGAGCACGCACACAatgaag AACTGGAAGCGCTGCGGTTGGAGAAGCAGCGGTCACATgaccagctgctggaggccaaAGAG atcctgaagcagcagcagctgcacttATCAGAACTGATGGAGATAAATCAGCAGAAAGACGACATCATCGAAAGACTGAGGACGGAGAACCTAGAGAACCCCCAC atggagCTTCAGCAGACATGCAGCTGTCTGAGGAGGACCACAGGAGAGGAGGTGACAGAGGAGAACACGAAGCGTCAGTGTGGAGCtctggtggaggaagaggagagaggaccagCAAAGAAGagag tGCTGGAGGATGAGATctggaggctgcaggaggacaaCGACCAGAAGGACGAAACCATCAAGGAGCtgaggagacgggaggacgAGCTGAAAGGACTGGAGGACGAGctgagagggagggacaaggagctgaggagacgggaggacgagttgagagggagggacaaggagctgaggagacaagaggaggagggggaggtgctgAAGAAGGAGCAGGCTGCCCTGGAGCTGACCG aTCTGGAGGAGTGTCCCCACTGTGCGTCTGTGTTGTCGTCCCTGGAGGCGAAGCAGAGGGAAGCTTCCAGACTGGTGAAGGAGAACAAAGCTCTGGTTAACGGGATCTTCCAGCTCCAGACGGAG GTGACCCGTCTCCAGACGGAGCTCAAGGAAAAGACTGACCGGTCTGACAGCCCATCACAGCCACTGAATATTGAGAAGACCCGCCTCCCAGACATGCAGAGCCAATCGGAGGAAAAGACGCAGGTGGAGTGTCTGAAGCAGGAG TTTCAGGAGGAGCCggggcagagcagcagcagggtcttCCACGCCGCCatggagaagctgaagaaggagAGCCAGGCAGCGCTGGAAAGGTCTTCTCAGCAATCACTACAGATCCAGGatctgctgagagagaagagccAACTGGAGGAATCCCTGATGAACAG tgaaaacagGCTCCTTAAACTCAATGAGGAGTCCGCCAATCAGACGGCAGAATTCACGAGTCGTCTCCGCAGCCTGAAGGAGGAGCTTGAGTCTGAAGGCGGAGCTCTGCGACGTAAACTGGAGGAACGGAGGAGGAgtcaggagagggagaaggaag AGCTGCTCCGGGTCCTGTCCGAAAAGGAGAAACTCATAGAAGAATGTCGTGGACAGACAGAGACTCTGAGAAAAG AGCTGGTGCGTCTGAGTGAAGACctgcggaggagggaggagaacagagaggtggaggtgccggtggtggaggagctgaaggaggcgATCCAAagactgcaggaggaggaagaggaggaggaggaggagggaagcagCAGGACGTTTGAGGCTGTGAGGAGGGAGGTGGACAgactgcagagagggaaggaggagggagacccACAG aggCGTGGCGTTCGAGTCCCTCTTTCAGAGCGGGACGTCCAGGTGTCTCCTCTGAGATCCAACAAGGCCGACGGGAAAACAActccagggaggaagaggaagagctgtgag gactTGGTGTTCAGTGAGAACAAGAGGAACAAAGTGAGATGCTGTCGAAAAAACAAACCGGTGAGAAACAAAAGACAGCTGAAGAGAAAA tCTTCTGCGCTGAAGGAGAAGAGCGACGGTGCTCTTCAGAAGATCGAGGAGTTGATCCACAGCTCTCCGTCCATCCTGGGCAGCAAAG ctaaATCCATCATGGGCCTCGTCAGTGGACATTCAGTGGAGAAGGTGACTGGGGCAACCAGACCCAAACGAGGACGGAGAAAGCTTTATAAGACTGAGGACTCGTCTCTGCTGTCCGATTCCCCgagcatg ATGGCAGCAGGAgcaaaggaggagaaggagagcgatCACCTGATCATCAAGAGACAGCTGCGCTCCAATAAAAGCAGGAAGTGA